One Anastrepha obliqua isolate idAnaObli1 chromosome 6, idAnaObli1_1.0, whole genome shotgun sequence DNA window includes the following coding sequences:
- the LOC129250482 gene encoding uncharacterized protein K02A2.6-like gives MDTILAGIDYTVAYIDDIIIGGATFEKHVGNLHKVAQQLQKYKFRVQFDKCKFFAAQVKYLGNILSKTGIKPDPTKISQILALPVPKNVSEVRAFLGSVNYYGKFIAEMSKVRTPLDKLLHKNEKFNWNADCQKAFQQFKRILNSDLMLTHYNPNLPLKVAADASNRGIGAFICHVFPDGSEKVIQHASKVLTDAEQKYSQIEKEALALVFALKKFHRFIFGRKFTLCTDHKPLIAIFGKNKGIPTYAANRLQRWALILMMYDFNIQYIKTTEFGCVDMLSRLIANHTKQDEDMVIACTQMEEEMNTIIEDQCEKLPVSFEMIRKATKQCSTAQAVINALSNGWKQEITPELQPFYARKDPLSVIQECLMFHERIVIPKKLQPRILRQLHRGHPGRERMKLLARSYVYWPGVDEDIVSYSRNCQLCASTAKMPVKHTLRSWPLATKPMERLHIDIAGPCNGFYYFVIVDAFSKWPEIFQIENITTQTIISKLNETLSRYGDCDTLVSDNGTQFTSGAFEQFVTSRGIQHIRTSPYHPQSNGQAERFVDTLKRALKKLKMEGTDSENLQTFLQTYRSTPNPNVVERKSPVEAFLNWKIKTTLDLTKPQTTEIKQRNLKQEKQFNVKHGAKSREFSNGNLVNVKWHQGNDTFWVPGVIIERIGSVNYNVRIEVKGNSKLIRSHANKMVKRYGNHTGNRDVTKYLCDVFDLTELPRFNEENQPVLQPETVEVAPLVETTSSGSNAHAETNRGTSTSRRIRRPPAYLNEYDTS, from the coding sequence ATGGACACCATATTGGCAGGCATAGATTACACCGTCGCTTACATAGATGACATCATTATAGGCGGTGCAACCTTTGAGAAACATGTCGGAAACCTTCATAAAGTGGCGCAACAGCTACAGAAGTATAAATTTCGGGTCCAGTTCgacaaatgcaaattttttgctgcacaggtAAAATATTTGGGAAACATTTTAAGCAAAACAGGTATAAAACCTGACCCCACCAAAATAAGCCAGATTCTAGCACTACCAGTACCCAAAAATGTGTCAGAAGTCCGAGCATTTCTGGGCAGTGTAAACTATTATGGAAAATTCATCGCAGAAATGTCCAAAGTCAGAACACCTTTGGACAAATTgcttcataaaaatgaaaagtttaatTGGAACGCTGATTGCCAAAAAGCCTTCCAGCAATTCAAACGCATTTTAAATTCAGATTTAATGCTTACGCATTATAACCCCAATTTACCATTGAAAGTGGCAGCAGACGCCTCCAATAGAGGAATCGGTGCGTTTATTTGTCACGTTTTTCCGGACGGATCAGAGAAGGTTATACAACACGCCTCAAAAGTTTTAACGGATGCAGAGCAAAAGTACTCGCAAATTGAAAAGGAAGCTTTAGCATTAGTTTTTGCGCTAAAGAAGTTCCACAGATTTATTTTTGGACGTAAGTTCACATTGTGCACGGATCATAAGCCGCTAATcgcaatatttggtaaaaataaGGGCATCCCAACGTACGCAGCAAATAGGCTTCAGCGATGGGCACTAATATTGATGATGTACGACTTCAATATCCaatacattaaaacaacagaatTTGGATGTGTAGACATGCTTTCGCGCCTTATAGCAAATCACACAAAGCAAGACGAAGACATGGTGATAGCTTGTACTCAAATGGAAGAAGAAATGAACACGATTATTGAAGACCAATGTGAAAAACTTCCGGTgagttttgaaatgataagaaaagctaCAAAGCAATGTTCAACGGCCCAAGCTGTCATAAACGCATTATCAAATGGATGGAAACAAGAAATAACACCAGAATTACAGCCATTTTATGCACGGAAAGATCCACTCAGCGTGATTCAAGAGTGCCTAATGTTTCATGAACGCATAGTGATTCCGAAGAAATTACAACCACGAATTTTACGTCAACTACACAGAGGACATCCAGGTAGAGAACGGATGAAATTGTTAGCAAGGAGTTACGTGTATTGGCCTGGTGTGGACGAAGATATAGTCTCGTATTCACGAAATTGTCAACTTTGTGCATCAACAGCAAAAATGCCTGTAAAACATACACTACGATCATGGCCGTTAGCAACAAAACCAATGGAACGGTTACACATTGATATAGCAGGACCATGCAATGGTTTTTATTACTTCGTAATCGTAGATGCATTCTCAAAATGgcctgaaatttttcaaatagagAATATCACAACGCAAACAATCATTAGCAAGCTAAATGAAACGCTTTCACGTTACGGAGATTGTGACACACTGGTCTCCGATAACGGCACACAATTTACGAGTGGAGCGTTCGAACAATTCGTAACATCGCGGGGTATTCAACACATAAGGACATCGCCTTATCATCCCCAGTCCAATGGACAAGCGGAACGGTTCGTAGATACACTGAAaagagcattaaaaaaattaaaaatggaaggAACGGATTCAGAAAACTTGCAAACATTTTTGCAAACGTATAGATCCACACCAAATCCGAATGTGGTAGAACGTAAATCTCCTGTAGAAGCCTTCCTTAACTGGAAAATCAAAACAACGTTAGACTTAACTAAGCCACAAACAACGGAAATCAAACAACGAAATTTAAAACAAGAAAAGCAGTTTAATGTCAAACACGGAGCAAAATCTAGAGAATTTTCGAATGGAAACCTTGTAAACGTTAAATGGCATCAAGGCAATGATACGTTTTGGGTTCCTGGCGTTATCATAGAACGGATTGGTTCTGTGAACTACAATGTCAGAATTGAAGTAAAGGGCAACTCAAAACTGATTAGATCACATGCAAATAAAATGGTAAAACGGTATGGAAACCATACTGGCAATCGCGATGTGACTAAATATTTATGCGACGTTTTTGATCTCACAGAACTACCACGGTTCAATGAAGAAAATCAACCCGTACTACAGCCAGAAACTGTTGAAGTGGCTCCCCTAGTGGAAACCACCTCATCTGGTTCTAATGCACATGCAGAGACAAATAGAGGAACATCAACGAGTCGCAGGATTCGTAGACCACCAGCATATTTGAATGAGTATGATACTTCCTAA